AGAACCCGGATATCATCAGCAAAAAAAAGCATGTCGGACAGGGGCGTGATCTGTCAAAAAACTTCAAAAATATTCGCTTGCTTTTTTAGAGCTGAATTTGTATTTTCAAAAAAGAAAACTATGAACTGACGCTAATATTGAAATGAGAACTCACACGAAAGTGATTTTCTTTATTTTTCTTTTCATTTTTGTCCGTCAAAACGATTCCGGAACAGGACAGCGTCTCCTCAAAGCCGCTACTGGCAGCAAAATTCAGGGCAATGTCGTTGATGCAGAAACCGGAGCTCCGCTTTCGGATGTAAATGTTTTTCTGGCAAACACTACCATTGGTACGGCGAGCGATTTAAGCGGCAATTTTGTCATTTATCGAGTTCCGCAAGGCGCCTACACTCTAATTATCAGCAGAATTGGTTACGAGATTTTTGCAAAGGAAATAGAAATATCGTACGAAAAAAATCTGACGATCAATGTTCGTCTCAGTCCGAAAACAATCAGCGGCGAAGAGGTCGTTGTCAAGGGAGAGAAGCTCAAAAACTGGGAGAAAAATTACAAAAAATTTCTTAAACTATTCATGGGCGAATCGGGAAATGCAAAAAAGACAGAGATTTTGAATCCTTACGTTTTAAATTTTTCCGCAGACCCGGCCTATGGAAAATTTTATGCCTTCTCCGATAGCAGCCTGCGCATCAGAAACAACGCGCTCGGGTACGAAATGCGAATTGTTTTCCACCGATTTGAACTTGACCAAGATCGGCTGATTTATGGTATTTATTCTCATTATCAAGAGATGAAGCCCGTAGATTCGCTGGAAAAAATCCAGTGGCAACGAAGAAGGCGGGAAACTTTTTTAGGGTCATTCAAACATTTTTTGATTTCGTTGGTGAAAAATCGCGTCAAGGAAGAAGGATTTGAGCTTTATCAAATTATGTCTCTGGACCGGGTCGGCGCGTCAAGGAAGATTGATCTAAAAAAAGAAAAGCTGATCCAGCCGGACGTTAGAGACGGAATTTACTTATTGCAATTCGATTTGTATCTGGGCGTTCGCTACACCAGCAAAAGCAAATGGAATCCGCAGGTGACGGAATCGGTTTTGTATTTAAACGCGCCTTACGCGAAAATTGATTCGTTGGGAAACATTCTCAACGGCTACGCCATCACCATCCGCGGCGATTGGACAAAAAGGCGCATTCCGGACTTGTTGCCGTTGGATTACAGATTCGATGAGAGTTACGAGATAAAAAATTAATCAATTTTGGCTAGGGCTGCGGGGTATTGTTTTGCAATTCTGAAAATTCATCTGGAAAAATTCGCCTGCAAAATTTATCGCGATACACGCACTTCTGCTCATGATTCCGGCGTTGATCTGTCGACAAATTTTGGCGTTGTTTACCAAATCAAAAAGATGAAAATTAAAAATACGAAGGCTGCCGATCATGTTTATTCGGAGTTGAAATCAAACTTTGACCGTGAACGAGTTCAGCAGGGAAACGTGATTGTGATTATTGATGATATTTCCGAAGAAGCGAAAAATTATTTGGTCAATATGAGAATTCAATCGATCAAAAAAAGGGAAATCATTCAGTTAGCGGAGCAAATGACCGAAGTCGAGGAACGAATGGAAATTTTGCGAATTATTTTTGAAGAATTTGAAAGAGAATATGGCAGTGATTTATTTTGATAAATTTTTGTCATGATCGACGTTTTGCGATGGAGACTACAATGAAAACTTTCTACTCTCAGCATCAAATTAACTACAGCAGTTACACGTTCAGCTACTCCGTTTACGCGGTACGTGAGCCGGACGACAGAATTTCAGATATTTATAATCAGGGTTTTTTGCCTTACACCGGCGATTTGAGCATTGAGCGGGACATTTTTTATCTGGCGAGGAGCGTGCGCGTTGATCTGGAGCGTTTCAAAATTACGTCGGAAAATCGGCGCGTGGATCGGATCGCGTCGGCGTTGGCGATTCGGGTGGAGCCGATTCGCAAGGAAAATTTCAATGGGGCGGATCCCAATTTTCTCTCGTTTTGCTCGAAATTTGCCAGTGCGCGTTTTCATGGCGGGAAGATGGATCCGGAGCGGATTTTGTACATTTTCAAACGAAAAATGTTGACCCATATCCTGGTTTTTCAGTCTATCGAAAGAACGTACGGCTATGTTTTTGCCGGAATTCATGAAAATATGCTGCATTACTGGTATGCTTTTTTCGATCTGGCGTTTTTGCAATCCCATTCGCTGGGAAAATACATGATGTGGCGCACCATTCGCTGGGCCAAAGACAAAAATTTGAATCATGTTTATCTGGGCACCTGTTACGGAAGACGGTCACTATACAAAATCCGCGACCACAAAGGCATCGAATTTTTCGACGGCTGCCGCTGGAATCAGAATGTGGATTTGTTAAAATTATTGTGCCAGATCGATGAAGAACAAAAGTACCCTGATCGGGATTTGTTGAAATCGGATGAGGGGAAATTGAGAGCAATTTTTCGAGAGGCGCTAAAAATATAATTAGCAAGAATTTTGCGGAGCGCCGATTTCAAGTTCTAAAGCTCAATGCTCGAACAGCGAATTTCAGACA
The sequence above is drawn from the Calditrichota bacterium genome and encodes:
- a CDS encoding carboxypeptidase-like regulatory domain-containing protein, with product MRTHTKVIFFIFLFIFVRQNDSGTGQRLLKAATGSKIQGNVVDAETGAPLSDVNVFLANTTIGTASDLSGNFVIYRVPQGAYTLIISRIGYEIFAKEIEISYEKNLTINVRLSPKTISGEEVVVKGEKLKNWEKNYKKFLKLFMGESGNAKKTEILNPYVLNFSADPAYGKFYAFSDSSLRIRNNALGYEMRIVFHRFELDQDRLIYGIYSHYQEMKPVDSLEKIQWQRRRRETFLGSFKHFLISLVKNRVKEEGFELYQIMSLDRVGASRKIDLKKEKLIQPDVRDGIYLLQFDLYLGVRYTSKSKWNPQVTESVLYLNAPYAKIDSLGNILNGYAITIRGDWTKRRIPDLLPLDYRFDESYEIKN
- a CDS encoding HaeII family restriction endonuclease, translated to MARAAGYCFAILKIHLEKFACKIYRDTRTSAHDSGVDLSTNFGVVYQIKKMKIKNTKAADHVYSELKSNFDRERVQQGNVIVIIDDISEEAKNYLVNMRIQSIKKREIIQLAEQMTEVEERMEILRIIFEEFEREYGSDLF
- a CDS encoding GNAT family N-acetyltransferase, which encodes MKTFYSQHQINYSSYTFSYSVYAVREPDDRISDIYNQGFLPYTGDLSIERDIFYLARSVRVDLERFKITSENRRVDRIASALAIRVEPIRKENFNGADPNFLSFCSKFASARFHGGKMDPERILYIFKRKMLTHILVFQSIERTYGYVFAGIHENMLHYWYAFFDLAFLQSHSLGKYMMWRTIRWAKDKNLNHVYLGTCYGRRSLYKIRDHKGIEFFDGCRWNQNVDLLKLLCQIDEEQKYPDRDLLKSDEGKLRAIFREALKI